Proteins co-encoded in one bacterium BMS3Abin02 genomic window:
- the sinR gene encoding HTH-type transcriptional regulator SinR — protein sequence MSKGPKEERRGVDLGAFIRQQRERANISLRKLADRAGISNPYLSQIERGLRKPSAEILKSIARGLSIQAESLYQRAGLLDEGFHPPSVVEAVESDVQLTQRQKRVLLDIYRTYVQEEEEPS from the coding sequence ATGAGCAAAGGACCGAAGGAAGAGCGTCGGGGTGTCGATCTTGGTGCGTTCATACGCCAGCAGCGCGAACGGGCGAACATTTCGCTGCGGAAGTTGGCCGATCGCGCCGGAATCTCGAACCCTTATCTCAGTCAGATCGAACGCGGGCTGCGCAAGCCGTCCGCGGAGATCCTCAAGTCGATCGCCCGTGGGCTGTCGATCCAGGCCGAGTCGCTCTACCAACGGGCCGGTCTGCTCGACGAGGGCTTTCACCCACCGTCGGTGGTTGAAGCCGTCGAGTCGGACGTTCAATTGACCCAGCGACAAAAGCGTGTACTCCTGGACATCTACCGAACGTACGTCCAGGAAGAGGAGGAACCATCATGA
- a CDS encoding NAD dependent epimerase/dehydratase family protein, whose amino-acid sequence MERILVTGAATWTGAGLVRRLSRHADTTIIGIDDIKTHIPAVFHQTRLDTLEFANRVVDLAPTTVIHLQTVHRATSTIPIATQTLLGALSRLSTVRRLIIRSDLAAHGTSPRLPSVLATETRSTGDSAPYESALRDMEASAGSFTEERPDITVTILRFAPIFGEAIDNALSRFLTRRVVPTILGYDPRLQFLHEDDAVRVLEHALAHPIPGTFDVAADGQTYLSRTLRLGRRIPRPLPERCFRRIVRTSELPASGLPEHLVRLFRHGRVVDPRARTEILGFRPDRNCRETVLAGYGRSS is encoded by the coding sequence GTGGAACGCATCCTGGTCACCGGAGCGGCTACCTGGACAGGCGCCGGACTGGTCCGGCGCCTCAGTCGCCACGCCGACACAACGATCATCGGTATCGACGACATCAAGACCCACATCCCTGCGGTTTTTCATCAGACGCGCCTCGACACGCTCGAGTTCGCGAATCGTGTTGTTGATCTCGCCCCCACCACGGTCATACATCTACAGACCGTCCACCGGGCAACGAGCACGATCCCGATCGCGACACAGACACTGCTCGGCGCGCTCAGCCGCCTCTCGACAGTCAGACGGCTGATCATTCGCTCCGATCTCGCAGCTCATGGGACCAGCCCGCGGCTGCCATCCGTGCTTGCGACCGAGACCCGCTCGACCGGCGACTCTGCACCATATGAGAGCGCCCTCAGAGACATGGAAGCCTCTGCCGGTTCCTTCACAGAGGAGCGCCCGGACATCACGGTGACCATCCTGCGGTTCGCCCCGATCTTCGGGGAGGCGATCGACAACGCTCTCAGCCGTTTTCTGACTCGCCGTGTCGTTCCCACCATCCTCGGCTACGACCCTCGCCTTCAATTCCTGCACGAGGACGACGCAGTCCGGGTGCTCGAGCATGCCCTCGCGCATCCGATCCCCGGCACGTTCGATGTGGCGGCGGACGGCCAGACGTATCTGAGCCGAACCTTGCGACTTGGGAGGCGAATTCCCCGGCCGCTCCCCGAGCGCTGTTTCCGCAGGATCGTGAGAACGTCCGAGCTGCCGGCTTCTGGCCTTCCCGAACACCTCGTCCGCCTGTTTCGCCACGGGCGAGTGGTCGATCCGAGGGCACGCACGGAGATTCTCGGATTCCGGCCCGACAGAAACTGCAGAGAGACGGTCCTCGCGGGCTACGGACGGAGTTCCTGA
- a CDS encoding 2-acyl-glycerophospho-ethanolamine acyltransferase — METLLRRLPVEQLRSLARSLEITGRSKMLKEDLVAAVARSLRAAETTRPLPSIQKPRVSDRRSAAQKRFADMVDGKILCDFSTAERFTCGLPVVKEEHRCSLHGGVDISNISLPALGKLGFDTWPALVRHLLLASYDIDALGLDPVVAEMAWHLGNYLYYDYFRVEVSGIEQVPTTGPAVLAANHGGAALPYDGFMLSLAVANESPIPRRLRVVATEIFNMLPALSHLYRKAGAAFAAPEDAGWVLDHGCLLGVFPEGVRGFQKPMSEAYRLRRFGRGGFVHLAMRTGAPIVPVAIVGSEEVHPALFTSRKLAQLVRLAFPEQRVDEIAVWLNPIPLPVHWRIHFLAPVDPGPVTDHPDRMAILEITEHVRDTIQTEIDRILSTRTTIF, encoded by the coding sequence ATGGAAACGTTGCTGCGGCGGCTGCCGGTCGAACAGCTCCGCTCTCTCGCCCGTTCGCTCGAGATCACCGGACGCTCGAAGATGCTGAAGGAGGATCTGGTCGCTGCCGTCGCGCGGTCACTCCGCGCCGCCGAGACGACCCGACCGCTCCCTTCGATCCAGAAGCCCCGAGTGTCTGATCGACGCAGCGCAGCCCAGAAACGGTTCGCGGACATGGTCGACGGCAAGATACTCTGCGACTTCTCGACCGCAGAGAGATTCACGTGTGGCCTGCCGGTCGTCAAGGAAGAACACCGATGTTCCCTCCATGGAGGAGTCGACATCTCGAACATCTCGCTTCCCGCACTCGGAAAGCTCGGGTTCGACACGTGGCCGGCACTGGTCCGACACCTCCTCCTCGCCTCCTACGACATCGACGCACTCGGGCTCGATCCCGTCGTGGCAGAGATGGCCTGGCACCTCGGCAACTACCTCTACTACGACTACTTTCGCGTCGAAGTGTCCGGGATCGAGCAAGTGCCGACAACCGGCCCTGCGGTTCTCGCAGCCAACCACGGAGGCGCCGCCCTACCGTACGACGGTTTCATGCTCTCTCTCGCCGTGGCCAACGAGAGCCCCATACCTCGACGGCTCCGGGTCGTCGCAACCGAGATCTTCAACATGCTCCCTGCGCTCTCACACCTGTATCGAAAGGCCGGAGCGGCATTTGCTGCACCGGAGGACGCCGGCTGGGTTCTGGACCACGGTTGTCTTCTCGGTGTCTTTCCCGAGGGTGTCCGCGGCTTCCAGAAACCGATGTCGGAAGCATATCGGCTTCGCAGATTCGGCAGGGGTGGCTTTGTCCATCTCGCCATGAGAACCGGCGCGCCGATCGTGCCGGTGGCCATCGTCGGGTCCGAGGAAGTGCACCCTGCGCTCTTCACTTCCCGCAAGCTGGCGCAACTCGTCCGTCTCGCCTTTCCCGAGCAACGCGTCGATGAGATCGCCGTATGGCTCAATCCGATCCCACTCCCCGTCCACTGGCGCATCCACTTTCTTGCACCCGTCGATCCCGGTCCGGTCACCGATCATCCCGATCGCATGGCCATCCTCGAGATCACCGAGCACGTCAGAGACACGATCCAAACAGAGATCGATCGCATCCTGTCGACGCGAACCACCATCTTCTAG